The following are encoded together in the Mycteria americana isolate JAX WOST 10 ecotype Jacksonville Zoo and Gardens chromosome 2, USCA_MyAme_1.0, whole genome shotgun sequence genome:
- the PKIA gene encoding cAMP-dependent protein kinase inhibitor alpha produces the protein MTDVESTYADFIASGRTGRRNALHDILVSSPGGNSSELALKLSELDINKTEGEGDAQRNPSEQTGEAQGEAAKQES, from the exons ATGACTGATGTGGAATCTACATATGCAGACTTTATTGCTTCAGGAAGAACAGGTAGAAGAAATGCGTTACATGACATACTTGTGTCCTCTCCAGGTGGGAACTCTAGTGAACTAGCCTTAAAGTTATCAGAGCTTGATATAAACAAAACAG aaggagaaggagatgcaCAACGAAATCCAAGTGAGCAAACCGGGGAGGCCCAAGGGGAGGCAGCAAAGCAAGAAAGCTGA